In one Diabrotica virgifera virgifera chromosome 5, PGI_DIABVI_V3a genomic region, the following are encoded:
- the LOC126885451 gene encoding uncharacterized protein LOC126885451 — translation MQSKQSLNDFPKISLNLKNSALSAVKALHVVAYGDKGLPRQTRKNLRNFTKFSWDKESEEYCTKIKDVKNKLSMPDLVAVCSVLDLNYTGSEDDVIERICSFLNDFNLEDENDDEDGDASDDDGDKDIYHKENGKDVTEDDRYNEDNDANSDKDAYH, via the coding sequence ATGCAGTCTAAACAATCTCTTAACGATTTTCCAAAAATTAGTTTAAACCTTAAAAATTCGGCATTAAGTGCTGTTAAGGCGTTGCATGTTGTCGCGTACGGGGATAAAGGGTTGCCGCGACAAACAAGGAAGAACTTGCGGAATTTCACAAAATTTTCGTGGGATAAAGAATCCGAGGAATATTGCACAAAAATAAAAGACGTGAAAAATAAACTAAGTATGCCGGACTTAGTAGCAGTTTGCAGTGTTTTAGATCTGAACTACACTGGTTCAGAAGACGACGTGATTGAACGTATTTGTTCATTTTTGAACGACTTCAATCTTGAAGACGAGAATGACGATGAAGACGGAGACGCTAGCGATGATGACGGTGATAAAGACATTTATCACAAGGAAAACGGTAAAGACGTTACCGAAGACGATCGCTATAATGAAGATAACGACGCAAATAGTGATAAAGACGCTTATCACTAG